In Hippoglossus hippoglossus isolate fHipHip1 chromosome 24, fHipHip1.pri, whole genome shotgun sequence, a single genomic region encodes these proteins:
- the syt14b gene encoding synaptotagmin-14b isoform X4 has product MFLRKASERLDSLRRRKRRQEVKRWKLCGSVREGKPRGGGRNCGVHELICARRVSPELLGVLSSIAAFMALMALFFLYLSNKLSVGSSDDLSQLSGYNNTQPEGVLSDSEEDRGLEATAQQNTTSAWSSERKQSSEQGGYSSEASSEHAANSIQRIKKDSSLNELQPPPYQDKGSAPRVSSRSERGLRRGSPPQRCDSPRGSSEASGDQDTESYLNKGCEEDIPSDSTAVLGPEDGCGLQLPTAYEPEPLAKYGTLDVAFEYDSSEQWLAVTVTAATDIPALKQTGNISWQVHLVLLPTKKQRAKTGVQKGPCPIFTETFKFSRVEQEALGDYAVRFRLYSIRRMKKEKVLGEKVFYLTKLNLQGKIALPVTLEPGSELAGCGSVVSVSRSAGAMTYRSTEDSSLPEILLGLIYNSATGRLSAEVIQGSHFKTTASDKPVNGLFCCIKHFVGGQLYIMRDTYVKLTMLDSKGKEMSKCKTAVCRGQPNPTYKETFMFQVALFQLSEVSLVVSVFCRRSSMKPRERLGCVSLGLNSTGEEQQAHWTEMKDAEGQQVCHWHTLTDT; this is encoded by the exons ATGTTTCTGCGGAAAGCGTCGGAGCGTCTGGACtcgctgaggaggaggaagaggaggcaggaggtgaagagatggAAACTTTGCGGAAGTGTACGAGAAGGAAAACCCCGGG GAGGGGGCCGAAACTGTGGTGTCCATGAGCTCATCTGTGCCAGAAGAG tctctcCTGAGCTTCTGGGTGTCCTGTCTTCCATTGCAGCCTTCATGGCGTTGATGgctctgttttttctttacctCAGCAACAAGCTGTCAGTGGGGAGTTCCGACGATCTGTCACAGCTCAGTGGTTATAACAACACACAGCCAG aGGGAGTTTTATCAGACAGCGAGGAGGACAGAGGCCTGGAGGCGACGGCCCAGCAGAACACAACGTCAGCGTGGAGCAGCGAACGCAAACAGTCCAGCGAGCAGGGAGGATACAGCAGCGAGGCCTCCAGCGAACACG CAGCCAACAGCATCCAGAGGATAAAGAAAGATTCGTCTCTCAACGAGCTCCAGCCTCCTCCGTACCAGGACAAGGGCTCGGCCCCCCGCGTGTCCTCCCGCTCAGAGCGAGGGCTCCGGAGGGGGTCGCCCCCGCAGCGCTGCGACAGCCCCCGCGGCTCCAGTGAGGCCAGTGGGGACCAGGACACCGAGAGCTACCTCAACAAAGGCTGTGAGGAGGATATACCCAGTGACAGCACAGCTGTTCTGGGACCTGAG GATGGCTGTGGTCTCCAGCTCCCCACGGCCTACGAGCCAGAGCCCCTTGCCAAATACGGAACGCTGGACGTTGCCTTCGAGTACGACTCCAGCGAGCAGTGGTTGGCCGTCACCGTCACCGCGGCAACAGACATCCCTGCCCTCAAACAGACGGGGAACATCTCGTGGCAGGTCCACCTGGTGCTGCTGCCAACCAAGAAGCAACGGGCCAAGACCGGCGTACAGAAGGGCCCGTGTCCCATCTTCACAGAAACATTCAAGTTCTCCAGAGTGGAACAGGAGGCGCTGGGGGACTACGCCGTTCGATTCCGCCTCTACAGCATCAGGCGGATGAAAAAAGAGAAGGTCCTGGGAGAGAAGGTGTTCTACCTGACTAAGCTCAACCTTCAGGGCAAGATCGCTCTTCCTGTCACGCTGGAGCCCGGCTCTGAACTCGCG GGTTGCGGCTCCGTGGTGAGCGTGTCCCGCAGCGCAGGAGCTATGACCTACCGCTCCACCGAAGACTCGTCCCTGCCCGAGATCCTCCTGGGTCTCATCTACAACTCTGCCACGGGAAGGTTATCTGCTGAGGTCATCCAGGGAAGCCACTTCAAAACCACAGCGTCCGATAAGCCCGTCA atgGTCTGTTTTGTTGTATAAAACACTTTGTAGGGGGACAGCTTTATATCATGAGAG ACACCTACGTGAAGCTGACCATGCTGGACTCCAAGGGGAAGGAGATGTCCAAGTGCAAGACGGCCGTGTGCCGCGGGCAGCCCAACCCCACCTACAAGGAGACCTTCATGTTCCAGGTGGCGCTCTTCCAGCTGTCCGAGGTGTCCCTGGTGGTGTCGGTGTTCTGCCGCCGCAGCAGCATGAAGCCCAGGGAGAGGCTGGGCTGCGTGTCCCTGGGCCTCAACAGCACCGGCGAGGAGCAGCAGGCCCACTGGACGGAGATGAAGGACGCGGAGGGCCAGCAGGTCTGCCACTGGCACACGCTCACCGACACATAG
- the syt14b gene encoding synaptotagmin-14b isoform X5 — protein MAIDGGGRNCGVHELICARRVSPELLGVLSSIAAFMALMALFFLYLSNKLSVGSSDDLSQLSGYNNTQPEGVLSDSEEDRGLEATAQQNTTSAWSSERKQSSEQGGYSSEASSEHAANSIQRIKKDSSLNELQPPPYQDKGSAPRVSSRSERGLRRGSPPQRCDSPRGSSEASGDQDTESYLNKGCEEDIPSDSTAVLGPEDGCGLQLPTAYEPEPLAKYGTLDVAFEYDSSEQWLAVTVTAATDIPALKQTGNISWQVHLVLLPTKKQRAKTGVQKGPCPIFTETFKFSRVEQEALGDYAVRFRLYSIRRMKKEKVLGEKVFYLTKLNLQGKIALPVTLEPGSELAGCGSVVSVSRSAGAMTYRSTEDSSLPEILLGLIYNSATGRLSAEVIQGSHFKTTASDKPVNGLFCCIKHFVGGQLYIMRDTYVKLTMLDSKGKEMSKCKTAVCRGQPNPTYKETFMFQVALFQLSEVSLVVSVFCRRSSMKPRERLGCVSLGLNSTGEEQQAHWTEMKDAEGQQVCHWHTLTDT, from the exons ATGGCGATAGACG GAGGGGGCCGAAACTGTGGTGTCCATGAGCTCATCTGTGCCAGAAGAG tctctcCTGAGCTTCTGGGTGTCCTGTCTTCCATTGCAGCCTTCATGGCGTTGATGgctctgttttttctttacctCAGCAACAAGCTGTCAGTGGGGAGTTCCGACGATCTGTCACAGCTCAGTGGTTATAACAACACACAGCCAG aGGGAGTTTTATCAGACAGCGAGGAGGACAGAGGCCTGGAGGCGACGGCCCAGCAGAACACAACGTCAGCGTGGAGCAGCGAACGCAAACAGTCCAGCGAGCAGGGAGGATACAGCAGCGAGGCCTCCAGCGAACACG CAGCCAACAGCATCCAGAGGATAAAGAAAGATTCGTCTCTCAACGAGCTCCAGCCTCCTCCGTACCAGGACAAGGGCTCGGCCCCCCGCGTGTCCTCCCGCTCAGAGCGAGGGCTCCGGAGGGGGTCGCCCCCGCAGCGCTGCGACAGCCCCCGCGGCTCCAGTGAGGCCAGTGGGGACCAGGACACCGAGAGCTACCTCAACAAAGGCTGTGAGGAGGATATACCCAGTGACAGCACAGCTGTTCTGGGACCTGAG GATGGCTGTGGTCTCCAGCTCCCCACGGCCTACGAGCCAGAGCCCCTTGCCAAATACGGAACGCTGGACGTTGCCTTCGAGTACGACTCCAGCGAGCAGTGGTTGGCCGTCACCGTCACCGCGGCAACAGACATCCCTGCCCTCAAACAGACGGGGAACATCTCGTGGCAGGTCCACCTGGTGCTGCTGCCAACCAAGAAGCAACGGGCCAAGACCGGCGTACAGAAGGGCCCGTGTCCCATCTTCACAGAAACATTCAAGTTCTCCAGAGTGGAACAGGAGGCGCTGGGGGACTACGCCGTTCGATTCCGCCTCTACAGCATCAGGCGGATGAAAAAAGAGAAGGTCCTGGGAGAGAAGGTGTTCTACCTGACTAAGCTCAACCTTCAGGGCAAGATCGCTCTTCCTGTCACGCTGGAGCCCGGCTCTGAACTCGCG GGTTGCGGCTCCGTGGTGAGCGTGTCCCGCAGCGCAGGAGCTATGACCTACCGCTCCACCGAAGACTCGTCCCTGCCCGAGATCCTCCTGGGTCTCATCTACAACTCTGCCACGGGAAGGTTATCTGCTGAGGTCATCCAGGGAAGCCACTTCAAAACCACAGCGTCCGATAAGCCCGTCA atgGTCTGTTTTGTTGTATAAAACACTTTGTAGGGGGACAGCTTTATATCATGAGAG ACACCTACGTGAAGCTGACCATGCTGGACTCCAAGGGGAAGGAGATGTCCAAGTGCAAGACGGCCGTGTGCCGCGGGCAGCCCAACCCCACCTACAAGGAGACCTTCATGTTCCAGGTGGCGCTCTTCCAGCTGTCCGAGGTGTCCCTGGTGGTGTCGGTGTTCTGCCGCCGCAGCAGCATGAAGCCCAGGGAGAGGCTGGGCTGCGTGTCCCTGGGCCTCAACAGCACCGGCGAGGAGCAGCAGGCCCACTGGACGGAGATGAAGGACGCGGAGGGCCAGCAGGTCTGCCACTGGCACACGCTCACCGACACATAG
- the syt14b gene encoding synaptotagmin-14b isoform X2, translated as MAFFKSFQQNLPSVNISSILDSVTSRVDDLANAVSDATYAVSDQLSEQVTTVIKKVHEEEDGESNGSGQGAAQTSTAQEGKGGGKSMWPMNRDAETSSTASKNNQTSDSAEADRTQSQMEWEWRDGCWRVKKTEAELAEEERKKKEEKELQEKREQRRRERREKQLEKEAQRKKEEEREGEEEAEEKTDEGRAQGRKMSDSEEQSAAQQGADDCADAPHSPETESRAREKKPKEEGEEEEGVENGVEREGDDEGEAELPVPPSTVKKKKSDKKKKKGKDAKEDSKKPGKASDVEKKKEKGKKSKKKKKGNQEGVLSDSEEDRGLEATAQQNTTSAWSSERKQSSEQGGYSSEASSEHANSIQRIKKDSSLNELQPPPYQDKGSAPRVSSRSERGLRRGSPPQRCDSPRGSSEASGDQDTESYLNKGCEEDIPSDSTAVLGPEDGCGLQLPTAYEPEPLAKYGTLDVAFEYDSSEQWLAVTVTAATDIPALKQTGNISWQVHLVLLPTKKQRAKTGVQKGPCPIFTETFKFSRVEQEALGDYAVRFRLYSIRRMKKEKVLGEKVFYLTKLNLQGKIALPVTLEPGSELAGCGSVVSVSRSAGAMTYRSTEDSSLPEILLGLIYNSATGRLSAEVIQGSHFKTTASDKPVNGLFCCIKHFVGGQLYIMRDTYVKLTMLDSKGKEMSKCKTAVCRGQPNPTYKETFMFQVALFQLSEVSLVVSVFCRRSSMKPRERLGCVSLGLNSTGEEQQAHWTEMKDAEGQQVCHWHTLTDT; from the exons ATGGCCTTCTTCAAGAGCTTCCAGCAGAACCTCCCATCTGTGAacatctcctccatcttggACTCGGTCACCAGTCGCGTGGACGACCTGGCCAACGCCGTCAGCGATGCCACCTACGCCGTCAGCGACCAGCTCTCCGAGCAGGTCACCACTGTCATCAAGAAGGTGCACGAGGAGGAAGACGGGGAAAGCAACGGCAGCGGGCAGGGGGCCGCTCAGACGTCCACCGCACAGGAAGGGAAGGGCGGCGGGAAAAGCATGTGGCCAATGAACAGAGACGCTGAAACAAGCAGCACGGCTTCAAAAAACAACCAGACCAGCGATTCAGCGGAGGCCGATCGCACGCAGAGCCAGATGGAGTGGGAATGGAGGGACGGCTGCTGGCGGGTTAAAAAGACGGAAGCTGAGttggcagaggaagagaggaagaagaaagaggagaaggaactgcaggagaagagagagcagaggaggagagagaggagggagaagcagctggagaaagaggctcagagaaagaaagaggaagagcgagagggagaggaagaagctgaGGAGAAAACGGATGAGGGTCGTGCACAAGGCAGAAAGATGAGTGATAGCGAAGAACAATCAGCTGCTCAGCAGGGGGCGGACGACTGTGCTGACGCTCCCCATTCACCTGAAACTGAAAGCAGGGCGAGAGAGAAAAAGccaaaagaggagggagaagaggaggaaggggtggAGAACGgcgtggagagagagggggacgaTGAGGGAGAGGCTGAGCTTCCTGTGCCTCCGTCAAcggtaaagaagaaaaagtccgacaagaagaagaagaagggaaaagaCGCAAAAGAGGATTCAAAGAAACCAGGAAAAGCCTCAGAtgtggagaaaaagaaggagaaaggaaagaagagcaagaagaaaaagaaaggcaaCCAAG aGGGAGTTTTATCAGACAGCGAGGAGGACAGAGGCCTGGAGGCGACGGCCCAGCAGAACACAACGTCAGCGTGGAGCAGCGAACGCAAACAGTCCAGCGAGCAGGGAGGATACAGCAGCGAGGCCTCCAGCGAACACG CCAACAGCATCCAGAGGATAAAGAAAGATTCGTCTCTCAACGAGCTCCAGCCTCCTCCGTACCAGGACAAGGGCTCGGCCCCCCGCGTGTCCTCCCGCTCAGAGCGAGGGCTCCGGAGGGGGTCGCCCCCGCAGCGCTGCGACAGCCCCCGCGGCTCCAGTGAGGCCAGTGGGGACCAGGACACCGAGAGCTACCTCAACAAAGGCTGTGAGGAGGATATACCCAGTGACAGCACAGCTGTTCTGGGACCTGAG GATGGCTGTGGTCTCCAGCTCCCCACGGCCTACGAGCCAGAGCCCCTTGCCAAATACGGAACGCTGGACGTTGCCTTCGAGTACGACTCCAGCGAGCAGTGGTTGGCCGTCACCGTCACCGCGGCAACAGACATCCCTGCCCTCAAACAGACGGGGAACATCTCGTGGCAGGTCCACCTGGTGCTGCTGCCAACCAAGAAGCAACGGGCCAAGACCGGCGTACAGAAGGGCCCGTGTCCCATCTTCACAGAAACATTCAAGTTCTCCAGAGTGGAACAGGAGGCGCTGGGGGACTACGCCGTTCGATTCCGCCTCTACAGCATCAGGCGGATGAAAAAAGAGAAGGTCCTGGGAGAGAAGGTGTTCTACCTGACTAAGCTCAACCTTCAGGGCAAGATCGCTCTTCCTGTCACGCTGGAGCCCGGCTCTGAACTCGCG GGTTGCGGCTCCGTGGTGAGCGTGTCCCGCAGCGCAGGAGCTATGACCTACCGCTCCACCGAAGACTCGTCCCTGCCCGAGATCCTCCTGGGTCTCATCTACAACTCTGCCACGGGAAGGTTATCTGCTGAGGTCATCCAGGGAAGCCACTTCAAAACCACAGCGTCCGATAAGCCCGTCA atgGTCTGTTTTGTTGTATAAAACACTTTGTAGGGGGACAGCTTTATATCATGAGAG ACACCTACGTGAAGCTGACCATGCTGGACTCCAAGGGGAAGGAGATGTCCAAGTGCAAGACGGCCGTGTGCCGCGGGCAGCCCAACCCCACCTACAAGGAGACCTTCATGTTCCAGGTGGCGCTCTTCCAGCTGTCCGAGGTGTCCCTGGTGGTGTCGGTGTTCTGCCGCCGCAGCAGCATGAAGCCCAGGGAGAGGCTGGGCTGCGTGTCCCTGGGCCTCAACAGCACCGGCGAGGAGCAGCAGGCCCACTGGACGGAGATGAAGGACGCGGAGGGCCAGCAGGTCTGCCACTGGCACACGCTCACCGACACATAG
- the syt14b gene encoding synaptotagmin-14b isoform X1 — protein MAFFKSFQQNLPSVNISSILDSVTSRVDDLANAVSDATYAVSDQLSEQVTTVIKKVHEEEDGESNGSGQGAAQTSTAQEGKGGGKSMWPMNRDAETSSTASKNNQTSDSAEADRTQSQMEWEWRDGCWRVKKTEAELAEEERKKKEEKELQEKREQRRRERREKQLEKEAQRKKEEEREGEEEAEEKTDEGRAQGRKMSDSEEQSAAQQGADDCADAPHSPETESRAREKKPKEEGEEEEGVENGVEREGDDEGEAELPVPPSTVKKKKSDKKKKKGKDAKEDSKKPGKASDVEKKKEKGKKSKKKKKGNQEGVLSDSEEDRGLEATAQQNTTSAWSSERKQSSEQGGYSSEASSEHAANSIQRIKKDSSLNELQPPPYQDKGSAPRVSSRSERGLRRGSPPQRCDSPRGSSEASGDQDTESYLNKGCEEDIPSDSTAVLGPEDGCGLQLPTAYEPEPLAKYGTLDVAFEYDSSEQWLAVTVTAATDIPALKQTGNISWQVHLVLLPTKKQRAKTGVQKGPCPIFTETFKFSRVEQEALGDYAVRFRLYSIRRMKKEKVLGEKVFYLTKLNLQGKIALPVTLEPGSELAGCGSVVSVSRSAGAMTYRSTEDSSLPEILLGLIYNSATGRLSAEVIQGSHFKTTASDKPVNGLFCCIKHFVGGQLYIMRDTYVKLTMLDSKGKEMSKCKTAVCRGQPNPTYKETFMFQVALFQLSEVSLVVSVFCRRSSMKPRERLGCVSLGLNSTGEEQQAHWTEMKDAEGQQVCHWHTLTDT, from the exons ATGGCCTTCTTCAAGAGCTTCCAGCAGAACCTCCCATCTGTGAacatctcctccatcttggACTCGGTCACCAGTCGCGTGGACGACCTGGCCAACGCCGTCAGCGATGCCACCTACGCCGTCAGCGACCAGCTCTCCGAGCAGGTCACCACTGTCATCAAGAAGGTGCACGAGGAGGAAGACGGGGAAAGCAACGGCAGCGGGCAGGGGGCCGCTCAGACGTCCACCGCACAGGAAGGGAAGGGCGGCGGGAAAAGCATGTGGCCAATGAACAGAGACGCTGAAACAAGCAGCACGGCTTCAAAAAACAACCAGACCAGCGATTCAGCGGAGGCCGATCGCACGCAGAGCCAGATGGAGTGGGAATGGAGGGACGGCTGCTGGCGGGTTAAAAAGACGGAAGCTGAGttggcagaggaagagaggaagaagaaagaggagaaggaactgcaggagaagagagagcagaggaggagagagaggagggagaagcagctggagaaagaggctcagagaaagaaagaggaagagcgagagggagaggaagaagctgaGGAGAAAACGGATGAGGGTCGTGCACAAGGCAGAAAGATGAGTGATAGCGAAGAACAATCAGCTGCTCAGCAGGGGGCGGACGACTGTGCTGACGCTCCCCATTCACCTGAAACTGAAAGCAGGGCGAGAGAGAAAAAGccaaaagaggagggagaagaggaggaaggggtggAGAACGgcgtggagagagagggggacgaTGAGGGAGAGGCTGAGCTTCCTGTGCCTCCGTCAAcggtaaagaagaaaaagtccgacaagaagaagaagaagggaaaagaCGCAAAAGAGGATTCAAAGAAACCAGGAAAAGCCTCAGAtgtggagaaaaagaaggagaaaggaaagaagagcaagaagaaaaagaaaggcaaCCAAG aGGGAGTTTTATCAGACAGCGAGGAGGACAGAGGCCTGGAGGCGACGGCCCAGCAGAACACAACGTCAGCGTGGAGCAGCGAACGCAAACAGTCCAGCGAGCAGGGAGGATACAGCAGCGAGGCCTCCAGCGAACACG CAGCCAACAGCATCCAGAGGATAAAGAAAGATTCGTCTCTCAACGAGCTCCAGCCTCCTCCGTACCAGGACAAGGGCTCGGCCCCCCGCGTGTCCTCCCGCTCAGAGCGAGGGCTCCGGAGGGGGTCGCCCCCGCAGCGCTGCGACAGCCCCCGCGGCTCCAGTGAGGCCAGTGGGGACCAGGACACCGAGAGCTACCTCAACAAAGGCTGTGAGGAGGATATACCCAGTGACAGCACAGCTGTTCTGGGACCTGAG GATGGCTGTGGTCTCCAGCTCCCCACGGCCTACGAGCCAGAGCCCCTTGCCAAATACGGAACGCTGGACGTTGCCTTCGAGTACGACTCCAGCGAGCAGTGGTTGGCCGTCACCGTCACCGCGGCAACAGACATCCCTGCCCTCAAACAGACGGGGAACATCTCGTGGCAGGTCCACCTGGTGCTGCTGCCAACCAAGAAGCAACGGGCCAAGACCGGCGTACAGAAGGGCCCGTGTCCCATCTTCACAGAAACATTCAAGTTCTCCAGAGTGGAACAGGAGGCGCTGGGGGACTACGCCGTTCGATTCCGCCTCTACAGCATCAGGCGGATGAAAAAAGAGAAGGTCCTGGGAGAGAAGGTGTTCTACCTGACTAAGCTCAACCTTCAGGGCAAGATCGCTCTTCCTGTCACGCTGGAGCCCGGCTCTGAACTCGCG GGTTGCGGCTCCGTGGTGAGCGTGTCCCGCAGCGCAGGAGCTATGACCTACCGCTCCACCGAAGACTCGTCCCTGCCCGAGATCCTCCTGGGTCTCATCTACAACTCTGCCACGGGAAGGTTATCTGCTGAGGTCATCCAGGGAAGCCACTTCAAAACCACAGCGTCCGATAAGCCCGTCA atgGTCTGTTTTGTTGTATAAAACACTTTGTAGGGGGACAGCTTTATATCATGAGAG ACACCTACGTGAAGCTGACCATGCTGGACTCCAAGGGGAAGGAGATGTCCAAGTGCAAGACGGCCGTGTGCCGCGGGCAGCCCAACCCCACCTACAAGGAGACCTTCATGTTCCAGGTGGCGCTCTTCCAGCTGTCCGAGGTGTCCCTGGTGGTGTCGGTGTTCTGCCGCCGCAGCAGCATGAAGCCCAGGGAGAGGCTGGGCTGCGTGTCCCTGGGCCTCAACAGCACCGGCGAGGAGCAGCAGGCCCACTGGACGGAGATGAAGGACGCGGAGGGCCAGCAGGTCTGCCACTGGCACACGCTCACCGACACATAG
- the syt14b gene encoding synaptotagmin-14b isoform X3 gives MAFFKSFQQNLPSVNISSILDSVTSRVDDLANAVSDATYAVSDQLSEQVTTVIKKVHEEEDGESNGSGQGAAQTSTAQEGKGGGKSMWPMNRDAETSSTASKNNQTSDSAEADRTQSQMEWEWRDGCWRVKKTEAELAEEERKKKEEKELQEKREQRRRERREKQLEKEAQRKKEEEREGEEEAEEKTDEGRAQGRKMSDSEEQSAAQQGADDCADAPHSPETESRAREKKPKEEGEEEEGVENGVEREGDDEGEAELPVPPSTVKKKKSDKKKKKGKDAKEDSKKPGKASDVEKKKEKGKKSKKKKKGNQEGVLSDSEEDRGLEATAQQNTTSAWSSERKQSSEQGGYSSEASSEHAANSIQRIKKDSSLNELQPPPYQDKGSAPRVSSRSERGLRRGSPPQRCDSPRGSSEASGDQDTESYLNKGCEEDIPSDSTAVLGPEDGCGLQLPTAYEPEPLAKYGTLDVAFEYDSSEQWLAVTVTAATDIPALKQTGNISWQVHLVLLPTKKQRAKTGVQKGPCPIFTETFKFSRVEQEALGDYAVRFRLYSIRRMKKEKVLGEKVFYLTKLNLQGKIALPVTLEPGSELAGCGSVVSVSRSAGAMTYRSTEDSSLPEILLGLIYNSATGRLSAEVIQGSHFKTTASDKPVNTYVKLTMLDSKGKEMSKCKTAVCRGQPNPTYKETFMFQVALFQLSEVSLVVSVFCRRSSMKPRERLGCVSLGLNSTGEEQQAHWTEMKDAEGQQVCHWHTLTDT, from the exons ATGGCCTTCTTCAAGAGCTTCCAGCAGAACCTCCCATCTGTGAacatctcctccatcttggACTCGGTCACCAGTCGCGTGGACGACCTGGCCAACGCCGTCAGCGATGCCACCTACGCCGTCAGCGACCAGCTCTCCGAGCAGGTCACCACTGTCATCAAGAAGGTGCACGAGGAGGAAGACGGGGAAAGCAACGGCAGCGGGCAGGGGGCCGCTCAGACGTCCACCGCACAGGAAGGGAAGGGCGGCGGGAAAAGCATGTGGCCAATGAACAGAGACGCTGAAACAAGCAGCACGGCTTCAAAAAACAACCAGACCAGCGATTCAGCGGAGGCCGATCGCACGCAGAGCCAGATGGAGTGGGAATGGAGGGACGGCTGCTGGCGGGTTAAAAAGACGGAAGCTGAGttggcagaggaagagaggaagaagaaagaggagaaggaactgcaggagaagagagagcagaggaggagagagaggagggagaagcagctggagaaagaggctcagagaaagaaagaggaagagcgagagggagaggaagaagctgaGGAGAAAACGGATGAGGGTCGTGCACAAGGCAGAAAGATGAGTGATAGCGAAGAACAATCAGCTGCTCAGCAGGGGGCGGACGACTGTGCTGACGCTCCCCATTCACCTGAAACTGAAAGCAGGGCGAGAGAGAAAAAGccaaaagaggagggagaagaggaggaaggggtggAGAACGgcgtggagagagagggggacgaTGAGGGAGAGGCTGAGCTTCCTGTGCCTCCGTCAAcggtaaagaagaaaaagtccgacaagaagaagaagaagggaaaagaCGCAAAAGAGGATTCAAAGAAACCAGGAAAAGCCTCAGAtgtggagaaaaagaaggagaaaggaaagaagagcaagaagaaaaagaaaggcaaCCAAG aGGGAGTTTTATCAGACAGCGAGGAGGACAGAGGCCTGGAGGCGACGGCCCAGCAGAACACAACGTCAGCGTGGAGCAGCGAACGCAAACAGTCCAGCGAGCAGGGAGGATACAGCAGCGAGGCCTCCAGCGAACACG CAGCCAACAGCATCCAGAGGATAAAGAAAGATTCGTCTCTCAACGAGCTCCAGCCTCCTCCGTACCAGGACAAGGGCTCGGCCCCCCGCGTGTCCTCCCGCTCAGAGCGAGGGCTCCGGAGGGGGTCGCCCCCGCAGCGCTGCGACAGCCCCCGCGGCTCCAGTGAGGCCAGTGGGGACCAGGACACCGAGAGCTACCTCAACAAAGGCTGTGAGGAGGATATACCCAGTGACAGCACAGCTGTTCTGGGACCTGAG GATGGCTGTGGTCTCCAGCTCCCCACGGCCTACGAGCCAGAGCCCCTTGCCAAATACGGAACGCTGGACGTTGCCTTCGAGTACGACTCCAGCGAGCAGTGGTTGGCCGTCACCGTCACCGCGGCAACAGACATCCCTGCCCTCAAACAGACGGGGAACATCTCGTGGCAGGTCCACCTGGTGCTGCTGCCAACCAAGAAGCAACGGGCCAAGACCGGCGTACAGAAGGGCCCGTGTCCCATCTTCACAGAAACATTCAAGTTCTCCAGAGTGGAACAGGAGGCGCTGGGGGACTACGCCGTTCGATTCCGCCTCTACAGCATCAGGCGGATGAAAAAAGAGAAGGTCCTGGGAGAGAAGGTGTTCTACCTGACTAAGCTCAACCTTCAGGGCAAGATCGCTCTTCCTGTCACGCTGGAGCCCGGCTCTGAACTCGCG GGTTGCGGCTCCGTGGTGAGCGTGTCCCGCAGCGCAGGAGCTATGACCTACCGCTCCACCGAAGACTCGTCCCTGCCCGAGATCCTCCTGGGTCTCATCTACAACTCTGCCACGGGAAGGTTATCTGCTGAGGTCATCCAGGGAAGCCACTTCAAAACCACAGCGTCCGATAAGCCCGTCA ACACCTACGTGAAGCTGACCATGCTGGACTCCAAGGGGAAGGAGATGTCCAAGTGCAAGACGGCCGTGTGCCGCGGGCAGCCCAACCCCACCTACAAGGAGACCTTCATGTTCCAGGTGGCGCTCTTCCAGCTGTCCGAGGTGTCCCTGGTGGTGTCGGTGTTCTGCCGCCGCAGCAGCATGAAGCCCAGGGAGAGGCTGGGCTGCGTGTCCCTGGGCCTCAACAGCACCGGCGAGGAGCAGCAGGCCCACTGGACGGAGATGAAGGACGCGGAGGGCCAGCAGGTCTGCCACTGGCACACGCTCACCGACACATAG